Proteins from a genomic interval of Lycium ferocissimum isolate CSIRO_LF1 chromosome 2, AGI_CSIRO_Lferr_CH_V1, whole genome shotgun sequence:
- the LOC132048164 gene encoding terpene synthase 17-like, with protein MELCTQTVAADEVITRRSAKHHPTVWGDHFLAYAYLLGANEQEEKQHEYLKEEVRKMLVKAPSKSLQKIDLINTTQRLGIDCHFEREIEESLSYLYAGYEEWIGEVDASYNLHDIALSFRLLRQQGYCASCDVFRKFTDGQGNYKKALVEDVQGMLSLYEASQFRVHGEQILDEAVNFTTVQLKLILPKLSNTLARQVSSALKFPIKDGIVRVETRKYISFYQENESRNEVLLNFAKLDFNILQRLHKKELCDITRWWKELEMPKTLPYARDRVVELYFWSLGVYFEPQYNVARKILTKVLCFCSIMDDTYDTYGTLKELTLLTEAIERWNIDASEHLPPYMKIIYRALLDVYNEIENELANENKSFLVNYSITEMKKLLRAYFQEAKWYHEKNIPTVEQYVKNGTPSSTYQLLATTSWLGMGEVATKDAFDWIATEPLILVASSIIARLLNDLVTHEIEQERGDAASGIECYIKEYGVTKEEAHREMKKVIENCWKDLNQEYLKPTVNIPKVLLMPIINLTRVSEFIYKDEDAYTFSKNNLKDIVSMVLIDPIIA; from the exons ATGGAGTTGTGCACTCAAACCGTTGCGGCTGATGAGGTTATTACACGTCGTTCTGCCAAACATCATCCTACTGTGTGGGGAGATCATTTTCTTGCATATGCTTATCTCTTG GGAGCCAATGAACAGGAAGAGAAGCAACATGAATACCTAAAAGAAGAAGTGAGAAAGATGTTAGTGAAGGCTCCTTCAAAATCTTTGCAAAAGATTGATCTGATCAATACAACCCAACGTCTTGGAATAGATTGTCATTTTGAACGTGAGATCGAGGAATCATTGAGTTACCTCTATGCCGGTTATGAAGAATGGATTGGTGAAGTTGATGCAAGTTATAACCTTCATGATATTGCTTTAAGCTTTCGATTACTTAGGCAACAAGGTTATTGTGCTTCATGTG ATGTTTTTAGGAAGTTCACTGATGGTCAAGGAAATTACAAGAAAGCATTAGTTGAGGACGTGCAAGGAATGTTGAGCTTGTATGAGGCATCACAATTCAGAGTACATGGTGAACAAATTCTGGATGAAGCAGTGAATTTCACTACCGTCCAATTGAAACTAATTTTGCCAAAATTGAGTAACACTCTTGCACGGCAAGTCAGTAGTGCACTGAAGTTTCCGATCAAAGATGGTATAGTGAGGGTAGAAACGAGGAAATACATATCATTTTACCAAGAAAACGAATCACGTAATGAAGTATTACTAAACTTTGCCAAATTGGACTTCAACATCTtgcaaaggttgcataaaaaggAGCTATGTGATATCACAAG gTGGTGGAAAGAATTGGAAATGCCTAAGACATTACCTTATGCAAGAGACAGAGTGGTTGAGTTATACTTCTGGAGTTTAGGTGTCTACTTTGAGCCCCAGTATAACGTTGCCAGGAAAATATTAACAAAAGTTCTATGCTTTTGTTCTATTATGGATGACACTTATGATACCTATGGGACACTAAAGGAACTTACTCTCCTCACAGAAGCAATTGAAAG GTGGAACATTGATGCTTCAGAACATTTACCGCCATATATGAAGATTATTTACCGTGCCCTTCTAGATGTTTACAATGAAATAGAGAACGAGTTGGCAAATGAAAACAAGTCATTTCTAGTCAACTATTCCATAACTGAG ATGAAGAAATTGTTGAGGGCTTACTTTCAAGAGGCAAAATGGTATCATGAGAAGAATATCCCAACAGTGGAGCAGTATGTTAAGAATGGAACTCCATCAAGCACTTACCAATTGCTTGCAACTACTTCTTGGTTAGGCATGGGAGAAGTAGCAACTAAGGATGCATTTGATTGGATAGCAACTGAACCTCTAATACTTGTTGCTTCCTCTATCATTGCAAGATTACTCAATGATCTTGTAACACATGag ATAGAACAGGAAAGAGGGGATGCAGCTTCTGGCATCGAATGTTATATAAAAGAATACGGTGTCACAAAGGAAGAAGCACACAGGGAGATGAAGAAAGTGATAGAGAATTGTTGGAAGGATTTGAATCAAGAATACCTCAAACCTACCGTCAACATACCAAAAGTTTTGCTCATGCCTATAATCAATCTTACAAGGGTGTCAGAGTTCATATATAAAGATGAAGATGCTTATaccttttccaaaaataacttgaAAGACATCGTCTCTATGGTGCTAATTGATCCAATTATAGCATGA